One Peterkaempfera bronchialis DNA window includes the following coding sequences:
- a CDS encoding GNAT family N-acetyltransferase → MFAIPLDDHAQLRPLEPWQAPEFLAHIDRARPTVDPWIPWASRSTDLDSARATLQRYADSQAADGGRIYGIWLDGVLVGGVMFVTFDAASGVCEIGVWTEAAGEGRGLVTRAVRHLIDWAFTVRGMSRVQWLSSTANTRSGNVAKRVGMTCDGVLREYFPHNGVRHDKEVWSVLAHEWPTA, encoded by the coding sequence GTGTTCGCCATCCCGCTCGACGACCATGCCCAGCTCCGGCCGCTGGAGCCGTGGCAGGCGCCGGAGTTTCTGGCCCATATCGACCGCGCCAGGCCGACCGTGGACCCGTGGATCCCCTGGGCGTCGCGCTCCACCGACCTGGACTCCGCACGGGCCACCCTCCAGCGGTACGCCGACAGCCAGGCCGCCGACGGCGGTCGCATCTACGGGATCTGGCTGGACGGGGTGCTGGTCGGCGGCGTCATGTTCGTCACCTTCGACGCCGCGAGCGGGGTCTGCGAGATAGGCGTCTGGACGGAGGCCGCCGGCGAGGGCCGGGGGCTGGTCACCCGGGCCGTCCGGCACCTGATCGACTGGGCGTTCACCGTGCGCGGCATGAGCCGGGTCCAGTGGCTCTCCTCCACCGCCAACACCCGCAGCGGCAATGTGGCCAAGCGGGTCGGCATGACCTGCGACGGCGTGCTGCGCGAGTACTTCCCCCACAACGGCGTCCGCCACGACAAGGAGGTCTGGTCGGTGCTGGCCCATGAGTGGCCCACCGCCTGA
- a CDS encoding class I SAM-dependent methyltransferase encodes MAIEVARLYEDFPFPSPEPDSGLIDVVADELPLVLGDTALDGLQVLDAGCGTGHTLVALARRHPEARFTGVDACRRSLDIARGLAERHGVGNVDFVHGTMPQLDLATRFDLVVCFGVLHHLPDPRAGLRWLTEHLGDDGLLHLWLYHALGEHGRMLDRELVQLLAPADDPAAGLETVRLLGLSLPLAEYGFPAGWTGTALSQAEQDVFDADAYLNPVVQPMRFGDVPGLFDGLGLDWLAADRVYCPDRVAFIDLDGLEPESDRFVRPQSLFDSAALRERLSTLGNLDRVRALELRLRPTGFRVLAGRGASLDRCVPRVKGNLLPLPGPTGHRAGAR; translated from the coding sequence ATGGCAATCGAGGTCGCACGACTCTACGAGGACTTTCCCTTTCCCTCCCCGGAACCGGATTCCGGGCTGATCGACGTCGTCGCGGACGAGCTGCCGCTCGTACTGGGCGACACCGCGCTGGACGGCCTCCAGGTGCTCGACGCCGGCTGCGGCACCGGGCACACACTGGTGGCGCTGGCCCGGCGGCACCCGGAGGCCCGGTTCACCGGGGTGGACGCCTGCCGGCGCTCCCTTGACATCGCCCGTGGCCTGGCCGAACGGCACGGCGTCGGCAATGTGGACTTCGTCCACGGCACCATGCCGCAGCTCGACCTGGCGACCCGCTTCGACCTGGTCGTCTGCTTCGGCGTACTGCACCACCTGCCCGACCCCCGGGCCGGGCTGCGGTGGCTGACCGAGCACCTCGGCGACGACGGACTGCTGCACCTGTGGCTCTACCACGCGCTCGGCGAGCACGGCAGGATGCTGGACCGGGAGCTGGTCCAGCTGCTGGCCCCGGCCGACGACCCGGCCGCCGGCCTGGAGACGGTGCGGCTGCTGGGGCTCAGCCTGCCGCTCGCCGAGTACGGCTTCCCGGCCGGCTGGACCGGGACGGCGCTGAGCCAGGCCGAGCAGGACGTGTTCGACGCGGACGCCTACCTCAACCCCGTGGTCCAGCCGATGCGCTTCGGCGACGTGCCCGGGCTCTTCGACGGGCTGGGCCTGGACTGGCTGGCCGCCGACCGGGTGTACTGCCCCGACCGGGTGGCGTTCATCGACCTGGACGGCCTGGAGCCGGAGAGCGACCGCTTCGTCCGCCCCCAGAGCCTCTTCGACAGCGCCGCCCTGCGCGAACGGCTCTCCACCCTCGGCAACCTCGACCGGGTGCGGGCGCTGGAACTGCGCCTCCGCCCCACCGGCTTCCGGGTCCTCGCCGGGCGCGGCGCGAGCCTCGACCGCTGCGTCCCCCGGGTCAAGGGCAACCTGCTGCCGCTGCCCGGCCCCACCGGGCACCGGGCCGGGGCCCGCTGA
- a CDS encoding alpha/beta hydrolase translates to MALDPRIAAFLDAHTTGPAIQDLPLAEFRAVIESMVAYCAPTAPVAQVRDLAVPGPGGPVPVRLYHPRPGSALPVVVYLHGGGWMTGSIDHMDPVCRALASEAESVVLNVGYRLAPEHPFPAALDDAWAVTAWAAANAASFGGDPARLAVAGDSAGANLATVVAMLARDAGGPPIAHQLLICPALDTAMDSGSYRTLGDGYGCTRAVMRLCWQTYLAMPEEAFPDAPWQAVPMRAPDLAGLPPATVLTMEYDPLRDEGEAYAERLAAAGVPVRATRCLGVIHPALHLDAVSPRAAQARQLAVAALREAFALGPPDVPDPAPQPVARLAAARHGSPPQGR, encoded by the coding sequence ATGGCGCTCGACCCCCGGATCGCGGCCTTCCTGGACGCCCACACGACCGGGCCCGCCATCCAGGATCTGCCGCTCGCCGAGTTCCGCGCCGTCATCGAGAGCATGGTGGCGTACTGCGCGCCCACCGCCCCGGTGGCGCAGGTCCGGGACCTCGCGGTGCCCGGCCCGGGCGGCCCCGTCCCGGTCCGGCTCTACCACCCGCGCCCCGGGTCCGCGCTGCCGGTCGTCGTCTACCTCCACGGCGGAGGCTGGATGACCGGCTCCATCGACCATATGGACCCGGTCTGCCGCGCGCTGGCCTCGGAGGCGGAGTCCGTCGTCCTCAACGTCGGCTACCGGCTCGCCCCCGAGCACCCCTTCCCGGCGGCGCTGGACGACGCCTGGGCGGTCACCGCCTGGGCCGCCGCCAACGCCGCGTCCTTCGGCGGCGACCCCGCCCGGCTGGCGGTGGCGGGGGACAGCGCCGGTGCCAACCTCGCCACCGTGGTGGCCATGCTCGCCCGCGACGCGGGCGGGCCACCGATCGCCCACCAACTCCTCATCTGCCCGGCCCTCGACACCGCCATGGACTCCGGCTCCTACCGCACTCTCGGGGACGGCTACGGCTGCACCCGGGCCGTGATGCGGCTCTGCTGGCAGACCTATCTGGCGATGCCCGAGGAGGCGTTCCCCGACGCCCCCTGGCAGGCCGTCCCGATGCGCGCCCCCGACCTGGCGGGGCTTCCACCGGCCACCGTGCTGACCATGGAGTACGACCCGCTGCGCGACGAGGGCGAGGCGTACGCCGAGCGGCTGGCGGCGGCCGGAGTACCGGTCCGGGCCACCCGCTGCCTCGGCGTGATCCACCCCGCGCTCCACCTCGACGCCGTCTCCCCGCGTGCCGCCCAGGCCCGGCAGCTGGCCGTGGCCGCGCTCCGCGAAGCCTTCGCGCTCGGCCCACCGGACGTACCGGACCCGGCACCGCAACCGGTCGCCCGGCTCGCCGCAGCCCGCCACGGCAGCCCACCGCAGGGCCGCTGA
- a CDS encoding TetR/AcrR family transcriptional regulator, with translation MPPAKTDHAARRRDVSEAVWKVMASQGFGGLTLRAVAAQLGASTGLVTHYFPSKQALVAHALAILEERTEQRPRRVPPAEGIAALRTALLDILPLSAPDTVSNRIWVGSWDTALADPQLGADQAARDDRSRARLRRHVEAAQQRGELPADADPERLAVMALAFTHGLVVQALFSPALFPPERQQQLVDDFLAALRAQAVPGAGSAGQGPEMISPL, from the coding sequence ATGCCGCCCGCGAAGACAGACCATGCCGCCCGCCGCCGCGACGTCTCCGAAGCCGTCTGGAAGGTCATGGCGTCCCAGGGCTTCGGTGGACTGACCCTGCGCGCCGTCGCCGCGCAGCTGGGCGCGTCCACCGGCCTGGTGACGCACTACTTCCCCAGCAAGCAGGCCCTGGTCGCCCATGCGCTGGCCATCCTGGAGGAGCGCACCGAGCAGCGCCCCCGGCGCGTCCCCCCGGCCGAGGGCATCGCCGCCCTGCGGACCGCACTGCTGGACATCCTCCCGCTGAGCGCCCCCGACACCGTCAGCAACCGGATCTGGGTCGGCTCCTGGGACACCGCGCTCGCCGACCCGCAGCTCGGCGCGGACCAGGCGGCCCGCGACGACCGCTCACGAGCCCGGCTGCGCCGCCATGTGGAGGCGGCGCAGCAGCGCGGCGAGCTGCCCGCCGACGCGGACCCGGAGCGGCTGGCGGTGATGGCCCTGGCCTTCACCCATGGCCTGGTCGTCCAGGCACTGTTCAGCCCGGCCCTCTTCCCACCGGAACGGCAGCAGCAGCTGGTCGACGACTTCCTCGCCGCACTGCGCGCCCAGGCGGTGCCCGGCGCGGGTTCCGCCGGTCAGGGTCCGGAGATGATCTCCCCGTTGTAG
- a CDS encoding carbamoyltransferase N-terminal domain-containing protein: protein MLLCGLKLTHDGGIAVLDGSDLLFSIEMEKLDGSPRYQPLDRLELVEEVLLREGVHPDEIDTFVVDGWFAAAGESRPLLRVTREGRPATVEVAPYSEVEAGPGTDPLRRYTFDGLPLGSRTVGYASYHHATQHLLGSYCTSPFAARGEPALVLVWDGGMVPTLYRVDPGPPLRVRSLGGLFPVYGSAFADFAAQFDPFRQAGAPEPAFDEHTMPRNLDVAGKAMAYAALGRDEPDFHPVLGAELARLPLTFDTGVELGQRVGRDRERLWPGASDADLIASFQGYLGVRLLTALRDRLAELAGTAEADGSAAGPPNLCLAGGCALNIKWNSAIRSSGLVREIWIPPFPNDSGAALGTATAELVHRGGTRLDWSVHRGPVVIPAGAELPGWQSQPCDTSALAKVLHETGEPVVVLHGRAELGPRALGGRSILATATDAKTKNVLNDIKEREDYRPVAPVCLEDRAPEIFSPGCPDPYMLFDHAMRPGWAERIPAVVHLDGTARLQTVNTRQDPFLADVLAAYERLSGIPVLCNTSANRKGRGFFPSPEAAAQWGRTSLIWCEGLLYTRRP, encoded by the coding sequence GTGCTCCTCTGCGGACTCAAACTGACCCATGACGGCGGAATCGCCGTACTCGACGGCAGCGACCTGCTGTTCAGCATCGAGATGGAGAAGCTGGACGGCAGCCCGCGCTACCAACCGCTGGACCGGCTGGAGCTCGTGGAGGAGGTGCTGCTGCGCGAGGGGGTGCACCCGGACGAGATCGACACCTTTGTGGTGGACGGCTGGTTCGCAGCAGCGGGCGAGTCCCGCCCGCTGCTGCGGGTGACCCGCGAGGGGCGCCCGGCGACGGTGGAGGTGGCGCCCTACAGCGAGGTGGAGGCCGGACCGGGGACCGACCCGCTGCGCCGGTACACCTTCGACGGACTGCCGCTGGGGTCGCGCACCGTCGGCTACGCCAGCTACCACCACGCCACCCAGCACCTGCTCGGTTCCTACTGCACCAGCCCGTTCGCCGCCCGGGGGGAACCGGCCCTGGTCCTGGTGTGGGACGGCGGCATGGTGCCCACGCTCTACCGGGTGGACCCGGGGCCGCCGCTGCGGGTGCGGAGCCTGGGCGGGCTCTTCCCGGTCTACGGCAGCGCCTTCGCGGACTTCGCCGCGCAGTTCGACCCCTTCCGCCAGGCGGGCGCCCCGGAACCGGCCTTCGACGAGCACACCATGCCGCGCAACCTCGATGTGGCCGGCAAGGCCATGGCGTACGCGGCGCTGGGCCGGGACGAACCGGACTTCCACCCGGTCCTCGGTGCCGAACTCGCCCGCCTCCCGCTCACCTTCGACACCGGGGTCGAGCTGGGCCAACGGGTCGGCCGGGACCGCGAACGGCTCTGGCCGGGCGCCTCCGACGCCGACCTGATCGCCTCCTTCCAGGGCTACCTCGGAGTCCGGCTGCTGACCGCCCTGCGCGACCGGCTGGCCGAGCTCGCCGGGACCGCCGAGGCGGACGGGAGCGCCGCAGGGCCGCCCAACCTCTGCCTGGCCGGCGGCTGCGCCCTCAACATCAAGTGGAACAGCGCCATCCGCTCCAGCGGCCTGGTCCGCGAGATCTGGATCCCGCCCTTCCCCAACGACTCCGGCGCCGCCCTGGGCACCGCCACCGCCGAGCTGGTGCACCGCGGCGGCACCCGGCTGGACTGGTCCGTGCACCGGGGACCGGTCGTCATCCCGGCAGGGGCGGAGCTGCCGGGCTGGCAGTCCCAGCCCTGCGACACCTCGGCGCTGGCGAAGGTGCTGCACGAGACCGGCGAACCGGTGGTGGTGCTGCACGGGCGTGCCGAGCTGGGGCCCCGGGCACTGGGCGGGCGCAGCATCCTGGCGACGGCCACCGACGCCAAGACCAAGAACGTCCTCAATGACATCAAGGAGCGGGAGGACTACCGGCCGGTCGCCCCCGTCTGCCTGGAGGACCGCGCCCCGGAGATCTTCTCCCCGGGCTGCCCCGACCCCTACATGCTCTTCGACCATGCGATGCGGCCGGGCTGGGCCGAGCGGATCCCCGCCGTGGTGCATCTGGACGGCACCGCCCGCCTCCAGACCGTCAATACGCGGCAGGACCCCTTCCTGGCCGATGTGCTCGCCGCGTACGAACGGCTCAGCGGCATCCCCGTGCTGTGCAACACCAGCGCCAACCGCAAGGGCCGGGGCTTCTTCCCCTCCCCCGAGGCGGCGGCGCAGTGGGGCCGTACCAGCCTCATCTGGTGCGAGGGGCTCCTGTACACGCGCCGTCCGTGA
- a CDS encoding pyridoxal-dependent decarboxylase, translating into MSPQEFRQFGHRTVDWIADYWERLESLPVAPEVAPGQVRGLLPRHPPEHGEPFEALLHDLDGIVVPGLLHWQHPRFLGYFPANTSGPAVLADLLSAGLGVQGMTWSTSPACTELEQHVLDWLVEILGLPDRFRSDGSGGGVIQDTASSALLVALVSALHRAGKGMVRREGTGGRRFGLYVTGETHSSAVKAAIIAGLGEQSVRQVRTDPATLALDVSHLRTLVMRDVADGVTPLLAVATVGTTSTTAVDPVAAIGEVCRRHGIWLHVDAAYAGVAAVCPELRWLNEGVAEHADSYCTNPHKWLLTTFDCDAFWVADRAWLTEAMTILPEYLRNAATESGLVTDYRNWQVPLGRRFRALKLWAVIRWYGVEGLRRHIRQGIGLAAELAEWIRADERFELAAPHPLSLVCFRLRTPPDADPDTANLRLLERVNASGTTFLTHSRIHDRVVLRIAVGGTFTQRHHVEQAWQCLAQEASRILRSTPA; encoded by the coding sequence ATGAGTCCTCAGGAGTTCCGGCAGTTCGGCCATCGCACGGTCGACTGGATCGCGGACTACTGGGAACGCCTCGAATCCCTCCCGGTGGCGCCGGAGGTCGCGCCGGGACAGGTACGCGGCCTGCTGCCCCGGCACCCGCCCGAGCACGGGGAGCCGTTCGAAGCGCTGCTGCACGACCTGGACGGCATCGTCGTCCCCGGTCTGCTGCACTGGCAGCACCCCCGGTTCCTGGGCTACTTCCCCGCCAACACCTCCGGCCCGGCCGTCCTGGCGGACCTGCTCTCGGCGGGCCTGGGCGTCCAGGGCATGACCTGGTCCACCAGCCCGGCCTGCACCGAACTGGAGCAGCACGTCCTGGACTGGCTGGTGGAGATCCTGGGGCTGCCCGACCGCTTCCGCTCCGACGGCAGCGGCGGCGGCGTCATCCAGGACACCGCCTCCAGCGCCCTGCTGGTCGCGCTGGTCTCCGCGCTCCACCGGGCCGGGAAGGGGATGGTCCGCCGCGAGGGCACCGGCGGTCGGCGGTTCGGCCTCTATGTCACCGGCGAGACGCACTCCTCGGCGGTCAAGGCGGCGATCATCGCCGGGCTCGGCGAGCAGAGCGTACGCCAGGTGCGCACCGACCCGGCCACCCTCGCGCTCGACGTCTCCCACCTGCGGACCCTGGTCATGCGGGATGTGGCCGACGGCGTCACCCCGCTGCTGGCCGTGGCCACGGTCGGCACCACCTCCACCACCGCCGTCGATCCGGTGGCCGCCATCGGCGAGGTCTGCCGCCGGCACGGGATCTGGCTGCATGTGGACGCCGCCTACGCGGGCGTCGCCGCCGTCTGCCCCGAACTGCGCTGGCTCAACGAAGGCGTCGCCGAGCACGCCGACTCCTACTGCACCAACCCGCACAAGTGGCTGCTGACCACCTTCGACTGCGATGCCTTCTGGGTCGCCGACCGGGCCTGGCTCACCGAGGCGATGACCATCCTGCCCGAGTACCTGCGCAACGCCGCCACGGAATCGGGCCTGGTCACCGACTACCGCAACTGGCAGGTCCCGCTGGGGCGCCGGTTCCGCGCGCTCAAGCTCTGGGCGGTCATCCGCTGGTACGGCGTCGAGGGGCTGCGCCGGCACATCCGGCAGGGCATCGGCCTCGCCGCCGAGCTCGCCGAGTGGATCCGCGCCGACGAGCGGTTCGAACTCGCCGCGCCGCACCCGCTCTCCCTGGTCTGCTTCCGGCTGCGCACCCCGCCCGACGCCGACCCGGACACGGCCAACCTGCGGCTGCTGGAACGCGTCAACGCCTCCGGCACCACCTTCCTCACCCACAGCCGCATCCACGACCGGGTCGTGCTGCGGATCGCCGTTGGCGGCACCTTCACCCAGCGCCACCACGTGGAGCAGGCCTGGCAGTGCCTGGCCCAGGAGGCATCACGCATCCTCCGCTCCACCCCGGCCTGA
- a CDS encoding class I SAM-dependent methyltransferase → MKGQPCPPEEFPDLYDAIADAYDRLDDWIVREWGEKPRPERADFLERFWADRPDAVRSVLEVCCGTGLMLEQLALRGFEVTGLDRSAAMLDHARKRLGDEVPLLHAELPSIPVDRRFDAVISPGAAFNYLPGEDDLAATFRAVAEVLRPGGSFVFDILSRTMMDGHAGRSVWAADLGDLAFIWEFSNSPSGGYCDATYTQFLRHEAELEGPYTRTRELHRLYPLDPEMIRRVARDCGFTDPAVHDNYTPEPAHDATLYETWTFTRA, encoded by the coding sequence ATGAAAGGGCAGCCGTGCCCGCCGGAGGAATTCCCGGACCTGTACGACGCCATCGCCGACGCCTATGACCGGCTGGACGACTGGATCGTCCGCGAATGGGGGGAGAAGCCCCGACCGGAGCGGGCGGATTTCCTGGAGAGGTTCTGGGCGGACCGCCCCGACGCGGTCCGCAGCGTCCTGGAGGTCTGCTGCGGCACCGGTCTGATGCTGGAGCAGCTGGCCCTCCGGGGGTTCGAGGTCACCGGACTGGACCGGTCGGCGGCGATGCTGGACCACGCCCGGAAGCGCCTGGGCGACGAGGTGCCGCTGCTGCACGCGGAACTTCCCTCGATCCCCGTGGACCGGCGGTTCGACGCGGTGATCAGCCCCGGAGCGGCATTCAACTACCTGCCCGGCGAGGACGACCTGGCCGCGACCTTCCGAGCGGTGGCGGAGGTGCTGCGCCCCGGCGGGTCATTTGTCTTCGACATCCTTTCCCGGACCATGATGGACGGCCATGCCGGCCGCAGTGTCTGGGCTGCCGACCTCGGCGACCTGGCATTCATCTGGGAATTCAGCAATTCCCCTTCCGGTGGTTACTGCGATGCCACCTACACCCAGTTCCTCCGCCATGAGGCAGAACTCGAAGGCCCCTACACCAGGACCCGGGAACTGCACCGCCTGTACCCCCTGGACCCGGAGATGATCCGCCGAGTCGCCCGCGACTGCGGATTCACCGACCCGGCCGTCCACGACAACTACACGCCCGAGCCGGCCCATGACGCCACGCTCTATGAGACGTGGACGTTCACCCGCGCATAG
- a CDS encoding GNAT family N-acetyltransferase: MSDQDRAGQPARAAAPKSRTTGPAVRRACPADADTAVAILAQAFQDDAVTAWVFPDARRRRALLPDFFRVVVEDLLAHGEIHLADDSGVVLVVPPDAPDPTPGELRRHESRLRAATAECGDRAVAIARLLDEHHPRDRAHSYVVFNAVRPARQGRGVSSAILRQVTALADAVDAGCYVECSSPESLELMVRHGFAPLPVVPLPGGPVLRPAWREPLPTGRPTAAQTAKEAAAQTAAEAAGQPAEAVG; the protein is encoded by the coding sequence ATGTCCGACCAGGACCGCGCCGGGCAGCCCGCCCGCGCAGCCGCACCGAAATCCCGCACCACCGGGCCGGCCGTCCGCCGCGCCTGCCCCGCCGACGCCGACACGGCGGTGGCGATCCTCGCCCAGGCGTTCCAGGACGACGCCGTCACCGCCTGGGTCTTCCCCGATGCCCGCCGCCGCCGCGCACTGCTGCCGGACTTCTTCCGCGTCGTCGTGGAGGACCTGCTGGCACACGGCGAGATCCACCTGGCCGACGACTCCGGCGTCGTCCTGGTCGTCCCACCCGACGCCCCGGACCCCACCCCGGGCGAGCTGCGCCGCCATGAGAGCCGGTTGCGCGCCGCCACTGCGGAGTGCGGTGACCGGGCCGTGGCCATCGCCCGGCTGCTGGACGAGCACCATCCGCGCGACCGTGCCCACTCCTATGTGGTCTTCAACGCGGTACGCCCCGCCCGCCAGGGGCGCGGGGTCAGCAGCGCGATCCTGCGCCAGGTCACGGCCCTCGCGGACGCGGTGGACGCGGGCTGCTATGTCGAGTGCAGCAGCCCGGAGAGCCTGGAGCTGATGGTCCGCCATGGCTTCGCCCCGCTGCCGGTGGTCCCGCTGCCCGGCGGTCCGGTGCTCCGCCCCGCGTGGCGCGAGCCGCTGCCGACCGGGCGGCCCACGGCGGCACAGACAGCGAAAGAGGCAGCGGCCCAGACGGCGGCAGAGGCAGCGGGGCAGCCGGCCGAGGCGGTCGGATGA
- a CDS encoding general stress protein, translating to MPEDPGPLNPITIAWNTVSSYATYEEAQAAVDRLSDEHFPVEQLDIIGTDLRLVERVTGRLTKGRAAAAGAASGAWFGLFIALLVGLFTAGPVWLGLIVGGILIGAVWGALFGFVGHAATRGRRDFSSTKSLVASRYDLIARGGHADQARAALERAGLGSGTAAPPPQPSR from the coding sequence ATGCCAGAGGACCCTGGCCCGCTGAACCCGATCACCATCGCCTGGAACACGGTGTCCAGCTACGCCACGTACGAGGAGGCGCAGGCTGCGGTCGACCGGCTGTCCGACGAGCACTTCCCGGTCGAACAGCTCGACATCATCGGTACCGACCTGCGCCTGGTGGAACGGGTCACCGGCCGGCTCACCAAGGGACGCGCGGCAGCCGCAGGCGCCGCCAGTGGAGCCTGGTTCGGACTCTTCATCGCCCTGCTGGTCGGTCTCTTCACCGCCGGTCCGGTGTGGCTGGGCCTGATCGTCGGCGGCATCCTCATCGGAGCGGTGTGGGGAGCCCTCTTCGGCTTCGTCGGGCACGCCGCCACCCGGGGCCGCCGTGACTTCTCCTCCACGAAGTCCCTGGTGGCGTCCCGCTACGACCTGATCGCCCGGGGCGGCCACGCCGATCAGGCCCGCGCCGCCCTGGAGCGTGCCGGGCTCGGCAGCGGCACCGCCGCGCCGCCGCCCCAGCCGAGCCGCTGA
- a CDS encoding class I SAM-dependent DNA methyltransferase, which translates to MKGQPCLSAGYPEPYAATADTYDRLVGWAIDQWGESPRPQMAAFLQSLWSDRARPVREVLEVCCGTGLMLEQLVRLGYSVTGLDRSEAMLGEARARLGAQVPLVHAELPEIPVRQEYDAVVCAAAALNYLPDHDTVVKTFHAVAGVVRKGGSFVFDLLSQQRLRNDFGTQVWAGDLDDLAFIWKFEHHPTGGFSDLTYTQFRRAGGPGSDSYTAARELHRLYALDHDTVRDAARDAGFTDIAVFDNYSSRPVDDSTNYETWTLTRA; encoded by the coding sequence ATGAAGGGACAGCCGTGCCTGTCCGCCGGATACCCGGAGCCGTACGCGGCCACGGCGGACACCTACGACCGGCTCGTCGGCTGGGCGATCGACCAGTGGGGCGAGAGCCCGCGCCCGCAGATGGCAGCCTTCCTGCAGAGCCTCTGGTCGGACCGCGCCCGCCCGGTCCGCGAGGTCCTGGAGGTCTGCTGCGGCACCGGCCTGATGCTGGAGCAGCTGGTTCGCCTGGGGTACTCGGTCACCGGGCTGGACCGCTCGGAGGCCATGCTGGGCGAAGCGCGGGCCCGGCTGGGCGCGCAGGTGCCGCTGGTCCACGCCGAACTCCCGGAGATCCCGGTGCGGCAGGAGTACGACGCGGTGGTGTGCGCCGCGGCGGCGCTCAACTACCTGCCCGACCACGACACCGTCGTCAAGACGTTCCACGCGGTGGCGGGCGTCGTCCGCAAGGGCGGCTCATTCGTCTTCGACCTGCTCTCCCAGCAGCGGCTGCGGAATGACTTCGGCACCCAGGTGTGGGCCGGTGACCTGGACGACCTGGCGTTCATCTGGAAGTTCGAGCACCACCCGACGGGCGGCTTCTCCGACCTGACGTACACCCAGTTCCGCAGGGCCGGAGGCCCGGGGTCGGACTCCTACACCGCCGCCAGGGAGCTGCACCGGCTCTATGCGCTGGACCACGACACCGTCCGGGACGCCGCCCGGGACGCCGGATTCACCGACATCGCGGTCTTCGACAACTACTCGTCGCGGCCGGTCGACGACTCCACCAACTACGAGACGTGGACGCTCACGCGCGCCTGA
- a CDS encoding tryptophan 2,3-dioxygenase: MSTAVRSAPQTIRDWSRAVDGIGPGSPAPAFPFAEATAAVRAHGTAELPAELAEALVDAARTARTRAGEPPDESWFTDRWLRSATMTATATQSYEAYTMCGLFEQYCRSGPAGYQQHARLLSAALTADLIRHELDAAPSDRPDARTAAATRLTGDLCQAIRPGGAPPRPLGHDAALRLCTRLIHRLCRTQPPVLRRIVDCTPLPATTEPDEYLFTRSVQIMEVLSAVAAEQAGEARNRGPHQPSGLPPRLHALADTLRHATRLFHLLCTLDAGQFAHIRDATYGTGALQSPAFAALERCCRGEQALRPETLEAVPLDRSPLPEIPLRQALAALRTRLDPEAAARLDEAVTAVDTAWVRWKRTHRGVARRIIGDVPGTGGTDGLSYLNRHLDTPLLTHHD, translated from the coding sequence ATGAGCACGGCCGTGCGGTCGGCGCCGCAGACCATCCGGGACTGGTCGCGCGCCGTGGACGGCATCGGACCCGGCAGCCCCGCCCCGGCGTTCCCCTTCGCGGAGGCGACGGCCGCCGTCCGGGCGCACGGCACCGCCGAGCTGCCCGCAGAGCTGGCCGAAGCCCTGGTGGACGCCGCCCGGACGGCGCGCACCCGCGCCGGGGAGCCGCCCGACGAGAGCTGGTTCACCGACCGGTGGCTGCGGTCCGCCACCATGACGGCCACCGCCACGCAGTCCTATGAGGCGTACACCATGTGCGGCCTCTTCGAGCAGTACTGCCGGTCCGGCCCTGCCGGGTACCAGCAGCACGCACGCCTGCTGAGCGCCGCCCTGACCGCCGACCTGATCCGCCATGAACTCGACGCGGCGCCCAGCGACCGACCGGACGCCCGCACCGCCGCCGCCACCCGCCTGACCGGCGACCTGTGCCAGGCCATCCGCCCCGGGGGCGCACCGCCCCGGCCGCTCGGCCACGACGCGGCGCTGCGGCTCTGCACCCGGCTGATCCACCGGCTCTGCCGCACTCAGCCGCCCGTGCTGCGCCGCATCGTGGACTGCACTCCGCTGCCCGCCACGACCGAACCGGACGAGTACCTGTTCACCCGGTCGGTCCAGATCATGGAGGTGCTCTCCGCCGTGGCGGCCGAGCAGGCCGGCGAGGCGCGGAACCGGGGCCCGCACCAGCCCTCCGGCCTGCCGCCCCGGCTGCACGCCCTCGCCGACACCCTGCGCCATGCGACCCGGCTGTTCCACCTCCTCTGCACCCTGGACGCCGGGCAGTTCGCGCATATCCGCGACGCCACCTACGGCACCGGGGCGTTGCAGTCCCCGGCCTTCGCCGCGCTGGAGCGGTGCTGCCGGGGCGAGCAGGCGCTGCGGCCGGAGACCCTGGAGGCGGTGCCGCTGGACCGCTCACCGCTGCCCGAGATACCCCTGCGGCAGGCCCTGGCCGCCCTGCGGACCCGGCTGGACCCGGAGGCCGCCGCCCGGCTGGACGAGGCGGTCACGGCCGTGGACACCGCCTGGGTGCGCTGGAAGCGCACCCATCGCGGGGTGGCCCGGCGGATCATCGGGGACGTCCCCGGAACGGGCGGAACCGACGGCCTCTCCTATCTCAACCGGCATCTGGACACCCCGCTGCTCACCCACCACGACTGA